From the genome of Cynocephalus volans isolate mCynVol1 chromosome 14, mCynVol1.pri, whole genome shotgun sequence, one region includes:
- the LOC134362497 gene encoding LOW QUALITY PROTEIN: nuclear cap-binding protein subunit 2-like (The sequence of the model RefSeq protein was modified relative to this genomic sequence to represent the inferred CDS: substituted 2 bases at 2 genomic stop codons) translates to MASSNLYGSQLQSIFLKYPDDHVTPFTKTLGRILAHLWHYVSGLLKALHSNCYVELSQYQDQHFQGNNEEEDELVKKSYEENAMWYLNGSHLDDWIICTDWNSGFKEDRQYGCGQSRGCVXGEYGXHCAAGRGGHGKLAQNQ, encoded by the exons ATGGCCTCTTCCAATCTCTACGGCTCACAGCTGCAGAGCATCTTTCTGAAATACCCAGATGATCATGTCACTCCTTTCACTAAAACCCT TGGCCGCATCCTTGCCCACCTCTGGCACTATGTCAGTGGCCTCCTGAAGGCATTGCACAGCAACTGCTACGTGGAGCTGAGCCAGTACCAGGACCAGCACTTCCAGGGTAACAATGAAGAAGAAGATGAATTAGTGAAGAAAAGCT atgaagaaaatgccATGTGGTACTTAAATGGAAGTCATCTGGATGATTGGATCATTTGCACCGACTGGAACTCAGGCTTTAAGGAGGACAGGCAGTATGGATGTGGGCAATCTAGGGGCTGTGTTTGAGGCGAGTATGGGTAGCACTGTGCTGCTGGAAGAGGAGGCCATGGAAAACTGGCACAAAACCAGTGA